The following coding sequences lie in one Rutidosis leptorrhynchoides isolate AG116_Rl617_1_P2 chromosome 4, CSIRO_AGI_Rlap_v1, whole genome shotgun sequence genomic window:
- the LOC139841653 gene encoding uncharacterized protein, translating to MSVISAARTGPGGVKFLVVAIDYFTKWVEAKPLKTISGSCTPQANGQCEVTNRDIVLDIKARLGLCQRGWIDELPNVLWAHCTTPKSTTNETPFSLVYGSEAVIPAEINVPTMRIASFDESSNSEELRENLNLVKERREMAAIKEAINLQRIASYYNKRIQPLSFQLDDLVWRKNEASRAEDTGKLGPKWEGPYKVIGVSDTGAYRLASLEEKAIKRTWPAQTLKWCYI from the exons ATGTCAGTCATATCAGCTGCACGCACCG GACCAGGAGGGGTAAAGTTTTtggtcgtagccattgattattttacaaaatgggTAGAAGCCAAACCGCTGAAAACAATTTCAGGCAG TTGCACACCCCAGGCAAACGGCCAGTGTGAGGTAACAAATCGAGATATCGTGTTAGATATCAAAGCAAGACTTGGGTTGTGCCAAAGGGGTTGGATAGATGAACTACCAAATGTGTTGTGGGCACATTGCACGACCCCAAAAAGCACGACTAATGAAACACCTTTCAGTTTGGTGTACGGGTCCGAGGCTGTAATACCCGCGGAGATAAATGTACCAACAATGCGCATAGCttccttcgatgaaagtagcaaTAGTGAGGAACTGCGTGAAAATCTAAATTTGGTTAAAGAGCGTAGAGAAATGGCGGccataaaagaagcaatcaacTTGCAAAGAATCGCAAGCTACTATAACAAGCGCAtacaaccattatctttccaattGGATGATTTGGTATGGAGAAAAAATGAAGCAAGCAGAGCGGAGGATACGGGTAAACTTGGACCTAAATGGGAAGGACCATACAAGGTTATTGGTGTAAGCGATACAGGGGCGTATCGTTTAGCAAGTTTAGAAGAAAAAGCAATAAAACGCACCTGGCCGGCACAAACACTCAAATGGTGCTACATATGA